ACATCGTTCACACGAAATAAATCAACACATTAAAGctagttttaattaaaaaaaaaaaagtgataaagAACTTTATACAACGGTAACGGGAAGTGAAAtgaacaaaaagaagaaaagaaaacagGAAAAAACTTGGGGTGGCACTGTTGCAGCTATTGCAtaactaaggggtcgtttggcagatagtcaaaattatcccgggactaatttatcccatctatttggattattttataccatcttttagatggtataaaataatctcagtataagtgggataaaaaggtataagctgggatatcccagcactaatttttataccatgtttggtacaagatataaatttatcctgaACACCCCTAAgagtttgaaaaagaaaaaaaaaagctttcGGAAAAACTGAAACAAACACCACTGAGTAATCTCCTTGTATGCCTAAACCATGTCTAAGCCTTGGCTCTTCATCTGTCTACCAAACAAATGGATATTAGAGACAGAAACCTAATTTACTACACATCCCTTATTTCAGCATATCCATCATGTGTCAAAGCTAAGCAAATCACATGTTCATGTGCAGGTGGGTTTCTTCGGCACCATAACATAGAAACAAAGTGTTAGTGCACCATAGGTCTTGAAACTAGTGCACCATCTACCAAATTGGACCTGCATAGTGTCTATACATTTTAGGCCTGATTGTATTGGTTGTATATTCAATATCATCAGTAACAACCAAATCATTCAAGGGAGGTTTTATCATATGTAAACCATCTAAGCGAGTTTTCATTAAAACCTAAATTACTTTCTTCGAAATTTTAATGAAAAAATCGAGCCAAACAAACAGCTAGTAGTTTTTCTGCATCACCGTGTAATACCATTTCAGAAAGGAAAAGAACACCCAATTATAAAGAAAAAATTCATTTGTTTCTCTAATTAATTTCACATTTGATcatcttttttaaaaaattcacTCATGACTCAAATGTCTGGAGAGttgacataaattgggacggagggagtagttattATAGATAGATCTTCTTCAAGCATTGGAAATTAAAAGAAACATTACTAATCCGAGTGGGAAAGATAAAGAAACAAAGTCTGACAGAAATACTAGTTCCATGGTTGCAGCCTCTGAAAAGTATCAATTTCCAAGGCTACACCAACATGCTTACTGGAGAACATCGGTCTTGTAACCCTATATACAATATACAGAAGGGCCCAGCTTAAAGTATAAGGGGGTCCGAATCTATCTTTCTCAAAAGTTGAACGGAATAGTATTTCTGACCAAACCCCCAAAAGAAAAGCCATAAACACACGCATGTACAACACTAGTATCAAGACGACGATGAGTCAAGAATCATAGTATATCAATAGTGTTTCACTATATgttaaaagaatcaagaaaaGGACAAAAAGAAAGTGAGGTACCAGATAGATAGTTGTTGGAGTTGAAAGAGGCGGTGCTTGTTGAAGTCATTAAGTTATCCTTGCAAAGGGAACTGAGCTGTGACTCTATGTTATTCAAGAACGTTGTGGCTTCATCAAAAGGCTTTGATAGCTCCTCCTTATATTTCAGCAAAACCTCACAAAATGATACCTTCAACACAAAGGAAAAAACAAGAAGAAAACCCTCATTTAGCAAATAAAAATATAGTGATAAGTTCTAGCTAGCTAGACACTAGAATATATGGACGTTTTCCTATGTGGGTTTTCACCATAAACTCATCAAGTTCAGGATCAGTTCCAATTTCAGTAGTGTGGCAGCTGGATATTAGGTTGTTCTCTTTGCTGATTTCTTCAAGAATTGATGCCAATTCATGGGGTGCTCCAACCTTAAAgtacccacaaaaaaaaaaaacataaatgaaTACTCTTGCTCTTCTTTAATCTTGTTAAGTGCAAAGCTAATAAAGGGCATATATAAATAGCCAAATAACAACTGTGTACACAATGAATACAGTGATCATCAACAGACCGTATATAATATACAATGATTTACCTTTCGGCATTGAAGGTAAGCAGAAAGTAAGTTAGGATAAAGAGGATGATTAGCAATCTGTGCTTTGATAAGATCTGACATAGTCTCCAAGCTGGCTTTATTATGATCAACAGCTTCTAACTGATGATGATGAACAGCAGCTACAAGATTATTATCATCACTAACACTGTTATTAATCGGCCCCTCAACCGAACATGCAGTAACAGAATGAAGTTTGCTCAATTCATCCATCATCAAATAGTCACAGTTGTGTGTTACAAACAAAACAAACCCTTTCTCACATACACAGTATACAGTGTATAAACAACTTATAAAATCTGTCAAGTTTTTGACCCTTGTAAGAGAAACTGGGAGAGGAAAGGTCAAGGAAGAG
The sequence above is a segment of the Lycium barbarum isolate Lr01 chromosome 6, ASM1917538v2, whole genome shotgun sequence genome. Coding sequences within it:
- the LOC132598443 gene encoding homeobox protein knotted-1-like 1 → MMDELSKLHSVTACSVEGPINNSVSDDNNLVAAVHHHQLEAVDHNKASLETMSDLIKAQIANHPLYPNLLSAYLQCRKVGAPHELASILEEISKENNLISSCHTTEIGTDPELDEFMVSFCEVLLKYKEELSKPFDEATTFLNNIESQLSSLCKDNLMTSTSTASFNSNNYLSDEAGGTSDEDLGCEEMEAADSQESPANREGDSELKEMLMRKYSGYLSSLRKEFLKKRKKGKLPKDARIALLDWWNTHYRWPYPTEEEKNRLSERTGLDQKQINNWFINQRKRHWRPSEDMKFALMESVSTGSMYFDGSGGTGSIDP